The Silene latifolia isolate original U9 population chromosome X, ASM4854445v1, whole genome shotgun sequence genome contains the following window.
TTATTtcctttttgtttcgtttttttttaagaTGGGGACATTGATGTTTGTCTCCTTTTTGCAGATTTGGCTGATGGAAAGGTTACgactgatcgagcccccagttgacgtgCCTGTATATCGATCGTGATGAGAACGAGGTTGTATATGGTTGatttcactcgggtttgcaactatgggagaacaaactaaagaatgaaggaggtctgCTGATTAGATGGGTTGTCCCTTGGTGGCATCTCAGGGCATTGACAGGAGTATCATCCCTGGATCCTTCTTGATCCATTCGTATCCTAGGCTTGGAGTTCATGATCCATATTTTCCCGGAGAGGCTAATGAGGCAGGTTGGCATGAGGCAGAAAATTCCCAAAGCTTGACACTGTTCCACAGGTGGCTTTGGCGCATACATCTGAGACTTGTCGTGAGTGGGCTTTGCGCTGGACttaaagaaacatgtggtttatGCCTGTCCCGGTTGGTTCGTTGTGGGTGTCAAATTCTTATTTGCAGTGGGTCAAGGCTAGAACCTTGGAAGGGCGCGAGAAGTTGAGAAAGCATGAGCCGATTGACTACAAGATCCGCGAAGTAGCGAAAGAGAACCAGAAATTCTTgaccgaagaagaagaagaagctggattctgAGTCGTCCGCCTgaagaagaaaccaaagaatgctcctgttGAGAAGAAGATTGTAGATCGAAATGGAAagactaggcctcgagaaagaccactggtgattaggtcagagataacgcaagagcgtcccCCTCGATGTcaagacaagaagtatgataaaaatgacaaaggcaaggggaagatggaagaataaaaatagcctaagtctttattttatttataattattaattatcaTTTGTAATAAATGGCCGAAtgtttagaatcctagcctagcatcttATTTCTAGcaattttatattatttggcgtattattaATAGATGAATAAACCGATTGTTTTCAGTTAGGAACTTAAAATCAATTCCCTTTTTATTCTTTCGAATTCCAAGTGCcaaagcaaatgtccttctatttacatttttttgaTTAGAAATTGATtaggttgtatcctgtgaaggattgcctacgtattcattgaaaatgaaatcaaacccaaaACGTAGTTCGAAatagaaaatgtaaaagaataaatattcgaagcaagagcttgtagtgaacataGGGAATAAGAATGGTGCTTTACATACTCTTAAAAACGCAATTAAGTCATGTTGATGATACTGAAGATGAAATAAAGAAAATGCCAAAACGCAAGAGCGAGGTGGCATGAATCTCGAGGTTTGGCCGGTGCCATGTATTTCTTGTCGCAAGAGCGGCATGTGGATCCCGCATGGCGCATTTCTAACTTTATTCTAAGGGTAATATCGCTTGAATTGGTCTAGATTAGTtggatttgaaaactcattcccgtctaagtctgtaattctaacaacaccCCCTGAGAACATAGATTTGACTAAATAAGGACCatcccaattaggtttgaattttccccttgggtcgactggTAGAAGAGCTCGGACAGATTTAAGCAATAGatctccctctttgatgttccGAGGTTTGAGTTTCTTGTTGAAGGCTCTCCTAattcgtgcttgatatgtttgaacattatgcaaggcacgtagtcttcgttcgtccaagaggacgagttcttcATATATGTCCCTATTCCATTCTGCTTCCggaatttggctttcgagtaaaatTCATAGAGACGGGATATCTAGCTCTACTGGTTATAcggcttccatgccataggttagATAGAAAGgcgtagccccagtgggcgtcctgactgagGTTCGATATCCCTATAATGCGAAGGGTATCTTGCTAGGCTAGtctcgataattatcgatcattttcttgaggatcgtgatgACATTTTTATTTGATGCTTCTACTGCACCATTAGTCTGAGTTCGGTAGGGCGAGGAATGATGATGCTTTATTTTGTACTTGGCCAACAACTATTCAGTTTCGGCTTGAAAATGGGACCCGTTGTCACTGATTATCTAATGTGGACACCCATATCGACAaacgatattggtttgtatgaacttagcCATATGCTTGGATGTCAAAGCATTATATGATGCTGATTCGACCCATTTTGTGAAGTCGatggctaccaaaatgaaacaaggATCACCCGTCCCAGCTagagtgatcttcccgatgatgtcaattccccacgtggaaaacggccaaggagatgtcattgtgtataGTAGATATGGTggaacgtgttgcacattcctaaagatctggcaattgtgtcaatgccttacgtatttgatgcaatatgtctccatcgttgtccaatagtatcctaaACGCATGATTTTCTTTGCTATTattggtccactcatatgaggaccgcattctccatcatgaacttcttccataactttctttgcttttgaatgatcaagacaaAGCAAAATGACGCCGTGTGGcattcttttgtataactccccTTGATTTAGGACATATTGAGATGCTAATAGGCGAATAGCTCGTTGTCCCCCCTTATCCATATCGGGTGGGTATATGTCGTTGAGCTTGTAGTTCAGAATGGCTTGATACCAAGAATCCTCTTGATTTTCGTTTTCATCGATGAGAAAATGCACATAGACTGGTTCAGACCGTCATTCAATACATAACGGCATCTCTATCATGCTATCAAGCATGTTGATCAAgaatgcaagtttcgcaagagcgtctgcaaactgattttcctctcgaggtagatgtaagtaaatGACTtggtcaaagaattgagccactagATCTATCTTGGCTTAATATGGCGCAAGACTTTCACTTCGTATTTTCCAAGACCCAATGATCTGATtgatgattaaagatgagtcGCCGTAGACTCGAAgtctcttgatgcctaaaccaactgctgcttgtagaccgatGAGGCAGGCCTCATATTCTGCCGCCTTATTAGTTACCTCGAAGTCGATTTTGAAagaaattggtgtatgctcgcctttaggagaaatgaTCAACACTCTTATACCGTGTCCTCTTAGATTGGAATCCCCATCAAAATAGAGATCCCACGATTCTGCATCGGTGTGCAAATTgtcttcatctggaaatgaccattTATCTATTACTTGGGTGTCATGGATGAGattgtctgcgaagaattcggctacCGCTCGTCCTTTGATGACCTTCAGAGGTAGGTATTTGAGATCGAaatctgagagcatcaaagtccacctTCCTAGACGCCCATTTAAGACAGGCTTCTCAAAaatgtatttgacaggatccatcttCGAATACACCTTGACGGAATGgctaagcatataatggcgtagctttttggttgcccacacaagagcgaggcatgtcttctcaagtggtgtatacttagtctcatattccaagaacttcttactaaggtagtagatagctctttcttccttcCCGATGACTtgcgcgagcatagcccccatggttgTCTCTGTGACTGTAAGATACAGAGATAAGGGTTGATCTTTTTTTGGTGGCATTAGAATTGGCGGTTTAGCCAATATTTTCTTGATTATGTTAAATggcttttgacaatcgtcgt
Protein-coding sequences here:
- the LOC141617437 gene encoding uncharacterized protein LOC141617437 encodes the protein MDPVKYIFEKPVLNGRLGRWTLMLSDFDLKYLPLKVIKGRAVAEFFADNLIHDTQVIDKWSFPDEDNLHTDAESWDLYFDGDSNLRGHGIRVLIISPKGEHTPISFKIDFEVTNKAAEYEACLIGLQAAVGLGIKRLRVYGDSSLIINQIIGSWKIRSESLAPY